One genomic region from SAR202 cluster bacterium encodes:
- the miaB gene encoding tRNA (N6-isopentenyl adenosine(37)-C2)-methylthiotransferase MiaB has product MSSLVGSNPTSSAITKIMKTSIETKLNNYFIWNIGCQMNVADANRLESGFHHIGLENTENVNDADIIVLNSCVVRQSAEDKVHGMLTSLRHIKDTHPSKIIALMGCLVGPNSEKLQKRYPHVDIFMRPQQFKPLFDLINTVDEIDVDGCINTLSPVNPSVTAFVPIIHGCDKFCTFCIIPYRRGREVSRPIEDIVKEVELLSLRNVKEVTLLGQNVDSYGHDFIDKKDLADLFYAVNEIKGIERIRFLTSHPNDMSDKIIDAINSIDKVCEHINLPFQAGDDEILTVMRRGYNIDSYLRLVEKIRTRVKNVSMSTDLIVGFPGESDQAFKNSLKVLEEVKFDKVHSACYSTREGTIASRKLIDNVPIKEKKERLSQVDSLQKDIVTTINAKLLDSTQEVLVEKLENDQWQGRNRNDKLVFFESTNDVNLIGKTVNLSIDKTSPWYLHATEKIKT; this is encoded by the coding sequence ATGAGCTCCCTCGTGGGTTCGAATCCCACTTCCTCCGCCATTACAAAAATCATGAAAACATCGATTGAAACAAAACTAAATAACTATTTCATTTGGAATATTGGATGCCAAATGAATGTAGCTGATGCAAACCGACTAGAAAGTGGATTTCATCATATTGGCCTAGAAAACACTGAAAACGTTAACGATGCTGATATTATTGTATTAAATAGTTGTGTTGTAAGACAAAGTGCAGAAGATAAAGTCCATGGCATGTTAACTTCACTCAGGCACATAAAAGACACCCACCCCTCCAAAATAATTGCATTGATGGGATGTTTAGTAGGGCCAAACTCTGAAAAACTCCAAAAACGATATCCACATGTTGATATATTCATGAGACCACAACAATTCAAACCTTTATTTGATTTAATTAATACTGTCGATGAAATTGATGTGGATGGTTGTATAAACACATTATCACCCGTTAATCCAAGCGTAACCGCTTTTGTTCCAATTATTCACGGCTGTGATAAATTCTGTACATTTTGTATTATTCCCTACAGAAGAGGAAGAGAAGTAAGTAGGCCAATTGAGGATATAGTAAAAGAAGTAGAACTACTTTCTCTTCGGAATGTTAAAGAAGTAACTTTACTTGGGCAAAATGTCGATTCTTATGGCCATGATTTTATAGATAAAAAAGACCTTGCTGACTTATTTTATGCAGTCAATGAAATAAAAGGTATTGAAAGAATAAGATTTCTAACTTCCCATCCTAATGATATGAGTGACAAAATTATTGATGCAATAAATTCTATTGATAAAGTATGTGAACATATAAATTTACCATTTCAGGCTGGTGATGATGAAATATTAACAGTCATGAGAAGAGGGTATAATATTGATTCATATCTTCGATTGGTAGAAAAAATACGCACTAGAGTAAAAAATGTTTCAATGAGTACTGACTTGATTGTTGGTTTTCCCGGCGAATCTGATCAGGCATTTAAAAATTCTCTGAAAGTACTAGAGGAAGTAAAATTCGACAAAGTACACTCAGCTTGTTATTCAACCAGAGAAGGAACTATTGCAAGCAGAAAATTAATTGATAATGTCCCTATAAAAGAGAAAAAAGAGCGTTTATCCCAAGTTGATTCTCTTCAAAAGGATATAGTAACCACAATTAATGCTAAACTTCTGGATAGTACACAAGAAGTACTTGTTGAAAAACTTGAGAATGATCAATGGCAAGGAAGAAATCGCAATGATAAACTCGTGTTCTTTGAGTCAACAAATGATGTGAATTTGATTGGCAAAACTGTGAATTTGTCAATTGATAAAACTTCTCCTTGGTATTTACACGCTACTGAAAAAATTAAGACTTGA
- the nadA gene encoding quinolinate synthase NadA: protein MTTSETERIVQAEENYKKDPLYIPLTELEQSAFCQTENNLITKPLKEELQSTWINWQKIPESYQNLDANELDRRILKSKAVLGKDLVVLGHHYQRDEVIKYADITGDSYLLSLEASRQNAPYVVFCGVHFMAETADILTSSDQTVILPNMAAGCSMADMAKTNDVNDAWDDIQTITTAVTPVTYMNSTASIKSLCGENNGVVCTSSNAQAVFEWAFNQNEKIFFLPDEHLGRNTGRKLGIPESQMVVWNPFKPMGGLTKEEILSAKILLWKGHCSVHTRFNITQINNAREKFPDVTVLVHPECTNEVVNAADLNGSTEFIIDTVNNSKPGSIFAIGTEINLVNRLANNNPDKQIFCLDSMVCPCATMYRVHPAYLCWVLDSIIEGKPTNIINVDEKTSNFAKLSVNRMLEIK, encoded by the coding sequence ATGACTACTTCAGAAACTGAACGAATAGTACAAGCAGAAGAAAACTATAAAAAGGATCCTTTGTATATCCCATTAACTGAACTCGAGCAATCTGCTTTTTGCCAAACTGAAAATAATCTTATTACAAAACCTTTAAAAGAAGAACTTCAATCAACTTGGATTAACTGGCAAAAGATTCCTGAATCTTACCAAAACTTAGATGCCAATGAACTTGATCGAAGAATATTAAAATCCAAAGCAGTCTTAGGTAAAGATCTCGTTGTATTGGGTCACCACTACCAACGAGATGAAGTAATAAAATATGCTGACATCACTGGCGACTCATATTTACTTTCATTAGAAGCATCTCGGCAAAACGCCCCTTACGTTGTTTTTTGTGGAGTACACTTTATGGCAGAAACAGCCGATATATTAACTTCATCTGACCAAACTGTTATTCTTCCCAATATGGCTGCAGGATGTTCAATGGCCGATATGGCAAAAACAAATGATGTAAACGACGCCTGGGATGATATTCAAACAATTACAACCGCTGTAACACCAGTTACATATATGAATTCTACTGCTTCAATTAAATCACTATGTGGCGAAAATAATGGTGTTGTTTGTACGTCTTCAAATGCCCAAGCAGTGTTTGAATGGGCTTTCAATCAAAATGAAAAGATATTTTTCTTACCTGATGAGCATTTGGGTAGAAACACTGGGCGAAAATTAGGCATTCCTGAATCGCAAATGGTAGTTTGGAATCCTTTTAAACCAATGGGGGGATTAACCAAAGAAGAAATTCTATCTGCAAAAATACTGCTTTGGAAAGGGCATTGTTCAGTACACACTAGATTTAATATAACTCAAATAAATAATGCACGTGAAAAATTTCCTGACGTCACTGTTTTAGTTCACCCTGAATGCACAAACGAAGTTGTTAATGCTGCAGATTTAAATGGATCTACTGAATTTATTATAGACACTGTAAACAACAGTAAACCTGGTAGTATTTTTGCAATTGGTACAGAAATAAACCTTGTAAATCGGCTAGCTAATAATAATCCTGACAAACAAATATTTTGTCTTGATTCTATGGTATGTCCTTGTGCAACAATGTATAGAGTCCATCCGGCATATCTTTGCTGGGTTCTTGATTCTATCATTGAAGGAAAACCTACTAATATAATTAATGTAGATGAAAAGACTAGCAATTTTGCAAAACTATCAGTAAACAGAATGTTAGAAATCAAATAA
- the nadC gene encoding carboxylating nicotinate-nucleotide diphosphorylase has translation MLLINSQIKTIINEALVEDCYTQDYTTNSLVDSELMGSAIIKAKTNGVICGIPLATAIFHHVDPNLEIKPLIEDGEIVDKNTSILHIKGKISSILISERTVLNFLQRLSGIASETNKYVVEISDINCKIIDTRKTTPGLRQLEKYAVRTGGASNHRMNLSDGILIKDNHIEALKTKGLSLKEGVIIAKNKAPHTLKVEVETENLKQVQEAIDAGADIIMLDNMDIPTIQKAVALINKRAIIEVSGGVNLSTVRKIAEQGVDLISVGAITHSFSSLDISLDIENYIN, from the coding sequence ATGTTATTAATTAATTCTCAAATAAAAACAATAATCAATGAAGCATTAGTTGAAGATTGTTATACACAAGATTACACCACAAATAGTCTGGTTGATTCGGAGTTAATGGGTTCGGCTATAATAAAGGCCAAAACAAACGGCGTAATATGTGGAATACCTCTTGCAACTGCAATTTTTCACCATGTTGATCCCAATTTAGAAATTAAACCCCTTATTGAAGATGGAGAAATTGTTGATAAAAATACATCCATACTACATATTAAAGGTAAAATTTCTAGTATTTTAATTTCTGAAAGAACTGTTTTAAACTTCTTACAACGCCTAAGTGGTATTGCTAGTGAAACCAATAAATATGTTGTAGAAATATCAGATATAAACTGTAAAATAATAGATACAAGAAAAACTACACCAGGCCTAAGACAATTGGAGAAATATGCTGTTAGAACTGGCGGCGCATCAAATCATAGAATGAACTTAAGTGATGGAATCCTCATCAAGGATAACCACATTGAAGCTTTAAAAACAAAAGGTCTCTCATTAAAAGAAGGCGTAATTATTGCAAAAAATAAAGCTCCCCACACTCTTAAAGTTGAGGTAGAAACAGAAAATCTCAAACAAGTACAAGAAGCTATTGACGCTGGGGCCGATATAATTATGTTAGATAATATGGATATTCCTACCATTCAAAAAGCTGTTGCACTAATCAATAAAAGAGCAATAATAGAAGTTTCTGGGGGAGTGAACTTGTCAACAGTTCGTAAAATTGCAGAACAGGGTGTTGATTTAATATCTGTAGGAGCTATCACTCATTCATTTTCGTCTTTGGATATCAGTTTAGACATAGAAAATTATATAAATTAA